GTAGATCATCAAAACACAGTACTTAGCATGGTCAAAAGACGACCACACGAATTCATCAAGAGATTAAACAGCCACAAGAAGTTAATGACAACTCAACGAAACCTCAAACTGAAGCACTAACCAGATCTTGATCGGCAAGAAAAGAGTTTCCTTTGGAACGAAACCTGAACcctatataaaacaaaacttctGGATGACACATTCTCAGCATGGAGAGAATTGacagaaaaagaatcaaagaaaGGGAAGCTTGTGCACACATTATAACTCAACACTATTCACTGAATATATCTCGCAACAAACCATCGGGAGAAAAAAACATGCAAATCTGTTAAATAAGAGAAGATATATTCATTCAAGCTAAAAAATAACGAGTCCAACGGTACCTTTGAGTAGTGATGTGACTACCATTTGGCAAAAAGGAGATAGGGACGGGGGCAGCTCTCATCTCTAAGAATTGGCGCAATAATTCGATCAAGCGTAAAGCACGGCCACTTGTGCAATCAGCCGCAGAGCTAGTTAagaaccaaaaagaaagaaactccATTTACAAAATCCCCCAGGAAAGTGAACCCCTTCCATTACAACAAAAGCAATAATCATAGAATGTGAATAAATGCTGGGAACTACCTCGGCCAAATTTGACCCCACAGTTTCATTACTAGCAACAAAAACATGAGCTTTACATCTTTATATACGAATCACTAAGCTTGCCTTGGTTTTGGgtgtttcaaaatttcagaCTTGTTTACTAATTCTTTGTGCAAGTGTCAAGTGtcttctaataaaaaattgcagaagagAAGGGATGGAAGCCACTTACCAAGATTGAAGCTCTGCGAAAATGGTAACGAGAAAATGGGTGGGAGGATCGAAATAGAAGCTGAGAGACTGAAGAAGAATGGttgagaaggagaagaaggagaagaaggagaaggagaagagcGGTGAATGAAAAGAGAGATTAAGATTGAAGGGCAGAGAagggagaaagagagagtgaAAGAAACGAAGGTAAACCAAAGTAAGAGAGTCGAGAGTGACAACACACGTCATGTGGGCTACATTtagataattatatatacacacatatatccttaaaagaaaaatctatttCCCCTCtgtccaataaaaaaaaacaaaattcattataaatatttttgtcaaattttctataaaaatttaagatttacaGAAAAACTAATAAGTAATCATGAAGATACTAGAATAAGgtcaacaataaattattgatgGTAAGTAATGAACAAATTTGATCTTCATTCAATTTATATCGATCTCAACATCGTTGTTCACAGTAGAAACTAAATCATTTGTTAGTGTAGAGAAAAAAGACTTGTATTCTTTGCTCTAGtgtgaaaaaatgaaaaaacaattgtAGTTGCTTCATAATGAAAATTGGGGCAATTGGGAGCCGCCAATGAAGAGTTATTCCATTACTCAAACTTGAAAACTTCTCATTTGTACAATCTCTACATCTTTGGTTTGATTACCTCATCAACATCATCACCAATTTGTTCTAAACAATACCATATTAAAACAAAGATTGTCCCTTTTGGACTACTTTCTTCCCACTCTTCTCTATATTAAATTTCGAAATGtcatcttttccttcttccaaGTCAACCGAAGAAACAATGACAGCACTGCCACATCCCGCGTTGCTTCGTCTTCCCAGCGCAAGTTCAAGATCCAATACAcacttcttctccttcctccaTCCAATTTTGACCTTTTCCAATATATAAGCACTGTTTTTTAACAAACCCCATCTGAAAATTTCCCCCAATTTCATCATGGATTCCTTCCAATTCCATTTCTTCACCGCTTCTCTGTTTTgcttcttctctttcattgTTTCTCAGCAACCCTACGCCGGATCCACCACCGCTGACTGTGCCGTCACCCACAGATCAACCGGCAATTTGGGTTACTTTTGCAACACCCCCAATCGGAATTGCCACTCCTTCCTCACCTTCCGATCTCGGTCTCCATTTAACTCTGTTTCCTCCATTGCTACTCTCTTAGGTTCCGACCCCTCTGAGCTATCTCGGGTCAACTCCGTCAACGCCTCCGCCACTTTCCCGCCGGATAAATTGGTGCTTGTTCCAACCACATGCTCCTGTTCGGGTCagttttttcaatcaaatgtttcttttacaaCACGAACCGGTGATTCTTACTTTGTCATTGCAAATGAAACCCTGCAAGGTCTCTCCACTTGTCAATCTCTTATATCTCAGAATCCCAATGTTAGTGTCACGAGTATAAAGGGTGGGGAAAGAATTCTTGTTCCTCTTAGATGTGCTTGTCCCACCAAGAATCAGACTGATATGGGTTTCAATTACCTTTTGAGTTACTTGGTTGTATTCGGTGATACTGTTTTTGATATCGctcaaatatttgaatcatTTGGTGCGGATATGGGGATTATTCTCGATGCCAACGAGCTTCAAGGAAGTTCCTTCGTCAACCCTTTTACAACTCTTTTAATTCCCCTTAAAACTGAGCCGTCGAGCACTGGAATGAAGGAGCGTAATTCATCCCCACCACCGCCGCCGTCTCTGCCCACTTCTCCCTCTCCGGCCTCTAAAAGAACATGGGTTTATATCCTTGTCGCCGTTGTCGGAGGAGTTGTTTTAGCAGCTGTAATTGGGGCTGTAGTTTTCTTTGCGTGTGtgaggaaaaggaagaagaaaactgaGCATACACCTATAGAAATTGATAGCTTTGAATCAACTGAGAAGACATCAGAGAAAAAGTTGGATGGAGATTCTTCTTCTATCACCTTGGATAGTATATCTAGCGTTGTTCAATCTGTTAAAGCTTACACGTTTAAAGAGCTGCAGGATGCAACTGATAATTTCAGTTCAACCCATTTGATTAAAGGGTCTGTTTATCATGGCACAATCAATGGGGACTCTGCCGCTATTAAGAAGATGAATGGAGATGTGTCGAAACAGATCAATTTACTGAACAAGACGAACCATACGAATCTCATTCGCCTTTCCGGGGTTTGTTTTGAGGAAGGGCATTGGTATCTTGTTTTTGAGTATGCTGCCAAAGGTGTCTTGAGTGACTGGATTGATTCAAATGGTAGCAATAATGACAGATTCTTAACTTGGACGCAGAGAATACAGATTGCGGTAGATGTTGCAACGGGACTAAATTATCTCCATAGTTTTACAAATCCGCCTCATGTTCACAAGGATTTGAAGATGGATAACATACTTCTTGATGATGATTTCAGAGGCAAGATCTCAAACTTCAGTCTGGCAAGATCAGCAGGATGGGAAGAAGGCGAGTTTACATTGACAATGCACATTGTTGGAACAAGAGGTTACATGGCTCCAGAGTATCTCGAAAATGGTTTGGTGTCTACAAAGCTTGATGTTTATTCATTTGGGATTTTGATAATCGAAATGCTTACCGGGAAGGAGGTTTCGGAGTTGCACAGAAAGGAGAATCTGCAGTTGACTGACCTTCTTGAGAAGGTGCTTGATCAAAAAGATGGGAAGGAGTATTTGAACCACCTGATGGACCCTTCATTAGAAGGCAACTTTCCCACTGAACTTGCTGTTCTTGTGATGAATATCGCCAAGCTATGCATGAACAAGGATCCGTCTCAACGCCCGTCCATGGATGACATTGTTCAGTCCCTCTGTAGAATTTTGAGCAGTTCTTTGTCTTGGGAATTGCCAAACACTTCTGTGTGACACAGCTGAACTCATAACAGATCTGATCAGAAATTCTGTTTTTGTCGAATTAGAGCCATTCATTTTAAGTATAGGATCTTATACTTCCCACATTGTAAATCATGTCTGAttcttctacttcatttttGTAATCCAAAGCTGTAATATCGTTTATATCTATATACAGCACATCTCTTGCATATATTGAAGCTCTTTCAAGGAAAAACAAATCACCTCTTCTatttgtctatatatataacaaaccacACAAATTATCGGTTTGCCTCCCCGACTTTCACATTGCTACGTGTTAGTTTTACGTTACTCTTCATCTAAATACTATCTTCAAGAGAGTAAATGTGGAAACAGAACAGGACTTACATTAGAATAGCTTCCATTGCTGCTGACTGAAGAATCCTTGTTCTTCGTAGTTCGTAGTGATATCCATGACTGGATCTGCTACTTCTCAAATTGAAACTTGGTCTTGAGATTGAGATAAAGAGCAGAGATAGAGATTTATGAATAGTTCATCTGAGTTCttgttcttaattatttatattgatgAAGCTTTAGACTTTAAGGACTTTTTGACTTTATCCGCTTGTAGAGATTCCCTTTCCACATCTCTTGTAGCTGCAGATACTTCATCTCACAAACTGCCAAGAGGCCAAAACCTTTGACaaatactttttcttctttcttccatgACGTATGAAATTTGAGGGTTCTTCAAACTTATTCCCAGCTTTAACTAATGGTTATACGTATGTAGTTCCTAccttttgttaaaaaattgatcaatCTCTGAGTTTCGTAATGTGATTTTATATAGTTCCTTTCGTCTAACACAAGTAACAAAACTATATCTAAACCATGAAATATGCCTATTGAACAAATATTAGATGATTTCTCATAATATAACAGACAGATGATTAGAAAGAAGTGGATTACTAGACAAAATCAAAGCATGAGTTGTATACTTTTCTGAACACCTGTactaaacttttcaaagtctCAAGTACAGAAGAATCAAACTCAATTTATACAtcaaaaaacaacttttttcaaaacacCTGTACTTGTGACTTTGAAAACACAGAAAGTCTAAAGTTTGGAAAAGgtcaaaatttggaaaaacaTGGTGCCAATAATTCATTTCCACA
This DNA window, taken from Cucumis sativus cultivar 9930 chromosome 6, Cucumber_9930_V3, whole genome shotgun sequence, encodes the following:
- the LOC101203004 gene encoding lysM domain receptor-like kinase 4, which produces MDSFQFHFFTASLFCFFSFIVSQQPYAGSTTADCAVTHRSTGNLGYFCNTPNRNCHSFLTFRSRSPFNSVSSIATLLGSDPSELSRVNSVNASATFPPDKLVLVPTTCSCSGQFFQSNVSFTTRTGDSYFVIANETLQGLSTCQSLISQNPNVSVTSIKGGERILVPLRCACPTKNQTDMGFNYLLSYLVVFGDTVFDIAQIFESFGADMGIILDANELQGSSFVNPFTTLLIPLKTEPSSTGMKERNSSPPPPPSLPTSPSPASKRTWVYILVAVVGGVVLAAVIGAVVFFACVRKRKKKTEHTPIEIDSFESTEKTSEKKLDGDSSSITLDSISSVVQSVKAYTFKELQDATDNFSSTHLIKGSVYHGTINGDSAAIKKMNGDVSKQINLLNKTNHTNLIRLSGVCFEEGHWYLVFEYAAKGVLSDWIDSNGSNNDRFLTWTQRIQIAVDVATGLNYLHSFTNPPHVHKDLKMDNILLDDDFRGKISNFSLARSAGWEEGEFTLTMHIVGTRGYMAPEYLENGLVSTKLDVYSFGILIIEMLTGKEVSELHRKENLQLTDLLEKVLDQKDGKEYLNHLMDPSLEGNFPTELAVLVMNIAKLCMNKDPSQRPSMDDIVQSLCRILSSSLSWELPNTSV